The following coding sequences lie in one Corynebacterium anserum genomic window:
- a CDS encoding AMP-binding protein has translation MNKAYQVEGVAVDLKTLATSIVPLLRSGVTIKSTGLKGKYNFVKGIVKYRFTCSRQLWYSAKGEPDRVAIIDDFGEITYGEMLEQAEALARYFETHGMGEGKRIGVMARNSRIIPLLLSAKGFVGADIYLLNVAASPHQLQESIVEHDLDAIFIDDEFGHHLPADWDKCQVYLGHLADPAAPHVSNPEWKSIHQLIEEAPSESEVKLKAFPKQGAIVIMSSGTSGTPKGVRHREPLFPMAMNDIIQRIGWREHMMIQQTASQFHSWGWANVNIAIAHRATVILRRVFNPVQAMEDLEKYQATAIISSPIFLKDQLKAANEGNYNVANLEFIVSSGNAMHVDLFKGLVDYFGPVVRNFYGSTEVSVATIADCQELLAQPETAGKPVGGVRLRILDEDGKTLGPNQPGRIFCRGIMTMRSYTNPRDKMRIERGLLAIGDKGYVDKGGRLFVLGRADDMLIVGGENVYPRSVEEVLYSMPGIKDLFAHGVKDEDTFQRVKVWLVREDSPEGEALTEEAVQKWVGDNLLAPAIPREVVFMDELPRNPTGKVMPRKLPGIDD, from the coding sequence ATGAACAAGGCGTATCAGGTGGAAGGCGTAGCCGTGGACTTGAAAACCCTTGCCACGAGCATTGTCCCCCTACTGCGTTCCGGAGTGACCATTAAGAGCACCGGTCTCAAGGGCAAGTACAACTTTGTTAAAGGTATTGTGAAGTACCGTTTCACCTGCTCCCGTCAGCTGTGGTACTCCGCTAAGGGAGAACCGGATCGCGTCGCTATCATCGATGATTTCGGTGAGATCACCTACGGTGAGATGCTGGAACAGGCCGAAGCGTTGGCTCGTTATTTCGAAACTCACGGTATGGGTGAAGGAAAACGTATCGGCGTGATGGCTCGGAACTCCCGTATAATCCCTCTGTTGCTGTCAGCAAAGGGCTTCGTTGGCGCAGACATCTATCTTCTCAACGTCGCGGCCTCTCCTCACCAACTGCAAGAGTCCATCGTCGAACACGACCTGGATGCTATCTTCATTGACGATGAGTTCGGCCATCATCTCCCTGCTGACTGGGACAAATGCCAGGTTTATTTGGGTCACCTGGCAGATCCAGCAGCACCTCATGTTTCTAACCCTGAATGGAAATCGATCCACCAGCTTATCGAGGAGGCACCTTCCGAATCTGAGGTGAAACTCAAGGCCTTCCCTAAGCAGGGTGCCATAGTCATTATGAGCTCCGGTACGTCTGGCACCCCGAAGGGAGTGCGTCACCGTGAACCTTTGTTCCCAATGGCGATGAACGACATCATCCAGCGTATTGGCTGGCGAGAGCACATGATGATCCAGCAAACTGCGTCCCAGTTCCATTCCTGGGGGTGGGCAAATGTGAATATTGCGATTGCACACCGGGCGACGGTAATCTTGCGTCGAGTATTTAACCCAGTGCAGGCGATGGAAGATCTAGAAAAATACCAGGCCACCGCGATAATCAGTTCGCCAATCTTCCTGAAAGACCAGCTAAAAGCTGCGAACGAGGGGAACTACAACGTTGCGAACCTGGAGTTCATTGTCTCTTCTGGCAATGCCATGCACGTTGATCTTTTCAAAGGATTGGTGGACTACTTCGGTCCCGTAGTCCGCAATTTCTATGGTTCGACTGAAGTGTCAGTGGCGACGATTGCCGACTGCCAGGAACTGCTCGCCCAGCCGGAGACCGCTGGTAAACCAGTTGGTGGTGTGCGCCTGCGCATCCTTGACGAAGATGGCAAGACTCTCGGGCCGAATCAGCCGGGGCGTATTTTTTGCCGAGGCATTATGACTATGCGGTCTTACACCAATCCACGCGACAAGATGCGCATCGAGCGAGGTCTCCTGGCCATCGGAGATAAGGGTTATGTCGACAAAGGGGGGCGTCTGTTTGTTTTGGGTCGTGCCGATGACATGCTCATCGTCGGTGGTGAGAATGTCTACCCACGCTCGGTAGAGGAAGTGCTCTACTCTATGCCTGGAATTAAGGACCTCTTTGCTCACGGCGTGAAGGATGAGGACACTTTCCAACGCGTGAAAGTGTGGCTCGTGCGGGAGGATTCTCCAGAAGGTGAAGCTCTCACCGAAGAGGCTGTGCAGAAATGGGTGGGTGACAACTTGTTGGCGCCCGCTATCCCTCGTGAAGTTGTCTTCATGGATGAACTCCCTCGTAACCCCACGGGAAAGGTCATGCCGCGGAAGCTACCCGGCATTGATGATTAA